The following are encoded together in the Ignavibacteriales bacterium genome:
- the cas6 gene encoding CRISPR system precrRNA processing endoribonuclease RAMP protein Cas6 yields MAAIPHSNFPGDLTNETVELIDISEINACPEYSPSQNNIYNLKFLTPLRMERKEADKQKGKRFFDTEYFDVQQFFKLLYKRISDLYKLNFNTFPTDAIPENPAAEIIEKCFIWVDMPNETHTFDGIIGTIKFKAELNDLWKRILHFGQLVHVGQRSAFGFGKYVLIGDGLEPSIVTPVKTFLDLTLEKENLHKAFYHIKSNSDFAGVDGISPEFFELSLKENLENLIKQVQSGEYQSEDLQGVLIPKSQSKIRALAIPAVKDRLLQRAVVQILSDPIDHLLEENSFAFRKGLSRAGAARAINQARKNGYHFVVESDIQSFFDTVNWELLFKKLDVLYGYDPICDIIKKWVQSDVVFKGIKIKRFKGLPQGAVISPLLANLFLDEFDEALQNDFKLIRYADDFVLLCKSKEQAEEALEKVKSSLKNIDLQIAPSKTNIVSFDQGFQYLGYLFVKSIIIEKSAAEEKSFLGNHLKLTRLPCLRIAGSALSTLKKLSL; encoded by the coding sequence TTGGCTGCTATTCCCCATTCTAATTTCCCCGGTGATTTAACAAATGAAACTGTAGAATTAATTGACATTTCTGAAATAAATGCCTGCCCGGAATATTCACCCTCTCAGAACAATATTTATAATCTGAAATTTTTAACACCGCTAAGAATGGAAAGAAAGGAAGCAGACAAGCAAAAGGGTAAACGTTTTTTTGATACTGAATATTTTGATGTTCAACAGTTTTTCAAACTGCTTTACAAACGTATCTCCGATCTTTATAAACTTAATTTTAATACTTTCCCCACTGATGCTATTCCTGAAAACCCTGCTGCAGAAATAATTGAAAAGTGCTTTATTTGGGTGGACATGCCAAATGAAACCCACACATTCGACGGGATTATCGGAACAATTAAATTCAAAGCGGAGCTAAATGATTTATGGAAAAGAATACTACACTTCGGACAGCTTGTTCATGTTGGGCAGCGCTCCGCTTTTGGCTTCGGTAAATATGTTCTGATCGGTGATGGGTTAGAACCCTCCATAGTTACGCCTGTAAAAACATTTTTAGATCTGACACTCGAAAAAGAAAATTTACACAAAGCATTTTACCACATAAAATCCAACAGCGATTTTGCCGGAGTTGATGGAATATCTCCTGAATTCTTCGAGCTATCACTTAAGGAGAATTTAGAGAACCTGATAAAACAGGTTCAATCCGGTGAATATCAATCCGAAGATTTGCAAGGGGTACTTATTCCTAAATCGCAATCTAAAATCCGTGCTCTTGCCATACCCGCGGTTAAAGACCGTCTGCTTCAAAGAGCTGTCGTGCAAATCTTAAGCGACCCGATTGACCATTTGCTCGAAGAAAACTCATTCGCTTTCCGAAAGGGTTTATCTAGGGCTGGAGCTGCACGCGCTATAAATCAGGCACGCAAAAACGGCTATCATTTTGTTGTCGAATCTGACATTCAATCTTTCTTTGATACTGTCAACTGGGAATTGTTGTTTAAAAAACTGGATGTCCTTTACGGTTATGATCCTATTTGTGATATAATTAAGAAGTGGGTTCAAAGTGATGTTGTTTTTAAGGGCATAAAAATTAAACGATTCAAAGGCTTGCCGCAGGGGGCTGTTATTTCTCCATTGCTCGCAAACTTATTCCTTGATGAATTTGATGAAGCTTTACAAAATGACTTTAAACTTATCCGCTATGCCGATGATTTTGTTCTTCTTTGTAAATCTAAAGAACAAGCTGAAGAGGCGTTGGAAAAAGTTAAGTCATCCCTCAAAAATATTGATCTTCAAATTGCACCTTCCAAAACCAATATTGTTTCTTTCGATCAGGGGTTTCAATATTTAGGTTACTTATTCGTCAAATCTATTATTATTGAAAAGAGTGCTGCTGAAGAGAAATCTTTTCTGGGGAATCATCTGAAATTAACGAGACTTCCCTGCCTGCGGATAGCTGGATCAGCACTATCAACTTTGAAAAAATTAAGCCTGTAA
- the cas2 gene encoding CRISPR-associated endonuclease Cas2 yields MIHLIVYDIADDKQRNSISKLLEIYGVRVQRSVFECNLNEVLYKELLDKLQDLSTEDVDMRIYPLCKECFAKVMGIGEVKRFPGLRGYEII; encoded by the coding sequence ATGATTCATTTAATAGTTTACGATATTGCAGATGATAAACAACGTAATAGCATTAGTAAATTGCTTGAAATTTATGGCGTACGTGTTCAGAGATCTGTATTTGAGTGTAACCTGAATGAAGTGCTATACAAAGAATTGCTGGACAAACTCCAGGACCTTTCCACCGAAGATGTGGATATGAGAATTTACCCTTTATGTAAAGAATGTTTTGCAAAAGTAATGGGAATTGGAGAAGTAAAACGATTCCCGGGTTTACGCGGATACGAGATAATTTGA
- the cas1 gene encoding CRISPR-associated endonuclease Cas1, which produces MFSGESSEINETSLPADSWISTINFEKIKPVKKIFPAEAKPINSKESLEIILDKYPLYISNNSFIHVDSDSIEVITKVDSEEIEVKYPLNDIGSIIILGSNRITMPVVFKLNENAIPIYFCKPNGELKLEINVSNNNFDLWLKQASLSKDDDFVLSFASKVVQAKINNQKVIARRILEEENTAEGFNSFISKAHKANSLSSLRGIEGSSAVLFFDILNKSLPAEWKFDKRTKNPPQDPVNTMLSFGYSILYHHISTALQIEGLNPQIGLFHQSSNRYFPLASDIQEEFRHIIDILVIHLVRKKMVSLGDFVLDRRNLYPCLMSKDFIKKFIRIIEERLNVKFKPQSLSKELSYKQLFHHPAR; this is translated from the coding sequence ATCTTTTCTGGGGAATCATCTGAAATTAACGAGACTTCCCTGCCTGCGGATAGCTGGATCAGCACTATCAACTTTGAAAAAATTAAGCCTGTAAAAAAAATATTCCCTGCCGAAGCTAAACCTATAAACTCAAAGGAAAGTCTTGAGATTATTTTAGATAAATATCCTCTTTACATTAGTAATAATTCCTTCATCCATGTTGATTCTGACAGCATTGAAGTTATTACTAAAGTTGATTCTGAAGAAATAGAAGTTAAATACCCCTTAAATGATATTGGCAGCATAATAATACTTGGATCAAATAGAATAACAATGCCCGTAGTCTTTAAATTGAATGAGAATGCAATTCCAATTTACTTCTGTAAACCAAATGGTGAATTAAAACTCGAAATAAATGTAAGCAATAATAATTTCGATCTTTGGTTAAAACAGGCTTCACTATCCAAGGATGACGATTTTGTGCTGTCATTTGCGAGCAAAGTAGTACAGGCAAAAATCAATAATCAAAAAGTCATAGCCCGAAGAATACTTGAAGAGGAAAATACTGCAGAAGGATTCAATTCATTTATATCTAAAGCACACAAAGCAAATTCACTAAGCTCGCTTCGGGGAATTGAAGGAAGCTCTGCCGTACTTTTTTTTGATATACTGAATAAATCTTTACCAGCAGAATGGAAATTCGACAAACGGACAAAAAACCCGCCTCAAGACCCCGTTAATACAATGCTGTCTTTTGGCTATTCAATATTATATCATCATATCTCCACCGCTTTACAAATAGAAGGACTGAACCCGCAAATTGGTTTATTTCATCAGTCGAGCAACCGGTACTTTCCACTTGCTTCAGACATTCAGGAAGAGTTTCGTCACATAATAGATATTTTGGTGATTCACCTCGTCCGCAAAAAAATGGTTTCGCTTGGCGATTTTGTATTAGACCGCAGGAATCTTTACCCCTGTTTGATGTCGAAAGATTTTATTAAAAAATTCATTAGAATAATCGAAGAAAGATTAAACGTAAAATTTAAACCTCAAAGCTTATCGAAGGAACTGAGCTATAAACAACTCTTTCATCACCCGGCACGGTAA